The genomic stretch AAAAGAGTGTTGTACAGGCTTGAGCCCAGCACCGCTCCGATGGTCATCGCCAGGATCAGGGCGGGAAAAGCCAGAACCATCTCGGCAAAGCGCATCATGATATCATCGACCACTCCACCCACATAACCGGCGATACCGCCGTATATACTGCCGATAATGGCAGCCAGAATCACCGTAATCAGTCCGGCAAAAATGGACATCTTCGATCCCACGATGACCCGGCTGAAAACATCCCGTCCCAGGGTGTCCGTCCCGAACCAGTGGGATTCTCCCGGGGCCTGAAGTCTATTTTCAATATCCTGAGTCAAAGGGTCCTGAGGTGTGATCTGATGGGCAAAAAGGGCTATAAATATCCAGAAGGTACAGATCGTGATTCCCAGGGCAAAAAACAGATTGGTGCGATATAAATTTAAAAATTTTCTCATCTATGAACCCTTACTCTTGGATCAATAACTCCATATAAAATATCAATTACTATATTAATGATGGCATAATTAACAGCAATAAGGAGCGAAACTCCTACGATGGCAGGAAAATCAAGTGCCAGAACTGATTGATAGGCAAACTGACCGACACCGGGCCAGGAAAAGATCTTTTCAACTACCACCATTCCTCCTAAGAGGTTACCAAAGCCGACACCGATCACGGTTAAGACAGGAATGGCCGCATTCCCGAAGGCATGAATGAACATGATACGTCCTTTCCCCATACCCTTTGCCCTGGCAGTCCGGATATAGTCTGTCGACAGGGTTTCCAGCAGGCTGGATCTGGTATTCCGTGTTATCAGGCCCATGGTAAAAGAACCCAACACGATGGAGGGCAGCACGAGATGTTGGAGAGCATCTTTAACAGCATTCATATTCCCGGTCAACAAGCCGTCCAGGACATACATTCCTGTAATGTGCAGGGGATTGGGAATGCGGACACCCAATCGGCCGATTCCCGGTGCCCAGCCCAGTCTGGAATAAAAGATATAAAGCATGATGATGGCAAACCAGAAACTGGGAATAGAAACCCCGGTCACAGAGATGGCTCTGACCGTTTGATCTATCAGGCTGTTCCTCTTTGTCGCCGAAATCACCCCGAAGAGGATTCCGAAAACAGAGGCAAAGAGAATGGAGAAAAAAGCAAGCTCCATGGTGGCGGGGTAACTTCTTTTGAGTTCATCCATCACGGGATTACCCGTTCTGATAGAGACACCCAGGTCCAGGTGCATCAGGTTTTGAATATAGTGGTAATATTGAACAATGAGAGAATCATCGAGACCCCATTTGGCTTTAAAGGCATCTACAATTTCCGGATTTGAGAGACTCCGCGGACTTAAATACGCTGAGACTGCATCTCCGGGGACCATCTTTGATATAAAAAAGACACAGCTTGCTACACCAAACAGCAATAAGATTAAATATAAAAATCTTTTTACAATAAATTTTAATGTACTCAACTTAATTCCTTAGTGAAAAGACCCGGAGGCCATCGGAATGACCTCCGGGTCGATTAACATATTATTTTGTAACTGCCGCCAGATCTAAGCGGTAGAGGTTTGAATAATTGACACCTTTCAGGGCAGAAGAAGCAGCAATATATTTGGGATACTGAGCATAAACAATGAAGGGGGAATCTGCACCTGTTTCGGTAACAACATCCTTGATCATCTTTGTGCGGGTTTTAAGATCAGCTTCGGCAACGATT from Oceanispirochaeta sp. encodes the following:
- a CDS encoding ABC transporter permease: MRKFLNLYRTNLFFALGITICTFWIFIALFAHQITPQDPLTQDIENRLQAPGESHWFGTDTLGRDVFSRVIVGSKMSIFAGLITVILAAIIGSIYGGIAGYVGGVVDDIMMRFAEMVLAFPALILAMTIGAVLGSSLYNTLFALVIVAWPTYARIMRSVVLIIKENDYIESARAIGSSNIRILTHQILPNALGSILIIATLDIGNQILFFSTLSFLGLGTPPPDPEWGAMISAGMMNFNSWWICTFPGLGILTMAVGANFIGDGVRDLLDPKLRKEFNT
- a CDS encoding ABC transporter permease; this encodes MSTLKFIVKRFLYLILLLFGVASCVFFISKMVPGDAVSAYLSPRSLSNPEIVDAFKAKWGLDDSLIVQYYHYIQNLMHLDLGVSIRTGNPVMDELKRSYPATMELAFFSILFASVFGILFGVISATKRNSLIDQTVRAISVTGVSIPSFWFAIIMLYIFYSRLGWAPGIGRLGVRIPNPLHITGMYVLDGLLTGNMNAVKDALQHLVLPSIVLGSFTMGLITRNTRSSLLETLSTDYIRTARAKGMGKGRIMFIHAFGNAAIPVLTVIGVGFGNLLGGMVVVEKIFSWPGVGQFAYQSVLALDFPAIVGVSLLIAVNYAIINIVIDILYGVIDPRVRVHR